A window of the Besnoitia besnoiti strain Bb-Ger1 chromosome VI, whole genome shotgun sequence genome harbors these coding sequences:
- a CDS encoding hypothetical protein (encoded by transcript BESB_066470), with the protein MEAAAGAQPSPARLEAQRGFRYEHCETLGAENGGGAAVVASGKQERHEVEAKKRRGSRGAGKDDELREEAVAVRYRGTEGSREGAPKRDRRGNRENGGNAVAGKKAQGRRGRRGRRAKGAHDLAQEETEGEGGATNAQEASSGDEDAARARGIEQVLREAADEAGAVEAMIAVAGGLRIRRTFRLSELFRSESRAQARANSPAAPRLQLEDEEAARQTNSSKEKRGEERGTREEEMGEAVEGARPPTRPTRALRTTAWGLPYSRKERNLARAAVSARRREDATEEDEGTRRRRPGAVAAAEAEGAPDAQGQGRGEGGRPRRRRRLRVPSPSRSAALAAAREACAGASGGVAPCSDAENSTQEREEIWLGEGNVCEAETRPRRNRRTLASSDEEAEFIERRGRDAQDAREGDEARRREAVGLSSGCCRDGAEEPYAATERPQKRRAESAPSRQNYLARASDADETGREEGGRGAASSDSVTHGRSVLPPPEKEKKGIAEGQGYRTAALRTEAKRRETRRAREDAKEKRKEFVCLRLLSAANLRLLLQRVPSEEFELHGFLSSARFIVTASPRLSQRRKRHEPAEGAESFARGEAENDEAGRATRSAREASASGTAQSAEAFEGSAPAPEAAEGAMSFSHEGTGFSSAWKSEGDVALRARAEGSGDETQPNLFPDRAPADPRGSEAQTQNGGREGGKHGFSEAPLMSLFAAGEESALKGGESGSGRSTVLSRLREGVESFRARSGEDERVRATEENSTGRQDSQEEEPSSWRQAVVDAKKLWIGSLLRPKMIAIATHLLEANGRDADLFSHRRFASFSGLQAAFLRAVGSSAAPEESPSPSSPSRFSRRCGEGAFASRLSSPAAASVLREGSLFSLALQSSSFFISAVAREAHAVDATALSSSVQRGCGAEHASVSLLTWTLREYLTEGDLCRLMCTCRLLRQELSHCAYWPSLVFRPLSSASSVSARGRRCRPSAEAQQEKIVELLSQPRFFSARAAFAAGEPTSRLRRLRLEMHLGASFGPSLHVTAVTCLHKVAAVAPNLVFLDLTGCEPLGAWCDGRSLLLHLRHLFPSLRAFVTSRGVEVAVSRDGPASKERGNSS; encoded by the exons ATggaggctgcagctggaGCGCAGCCGTCGCCAGCTCGTCTGGAAGCACAGAGAGGCTTCAGATATGAACACTGCGAAACGCTCGGGGCTGAAAACGGCGGAGGTGCAGCCGTCGTTGCGAGCGGCAAGCAGGAAAGGCACGAGGTGGAAGCCAAGAAACGAAGAGGCAGCCGGGGAGCCGGGAAGGACGACGAgctgcgagaggaggcggtggCTGTTCGGTACAGAGGCACCGAGGGAtcgagagaaggcgctccaaagcgagacagaagaggaaacagagagaacGGAGGGAATGCCGTAGCCGGGAAGAAGGCACAGGGGCGCAGGGGGAGGCGTGGACGGAGAGCGAAAGGCGCCCACGACCTCGCGCAAGAGGAAACtgagggcgaaggaggggCGACTAATGCACAGGAAGCCTCCTCTGGAGAtgaggacgccgcgcgtgcgagaGGGATTGAGCAGGTCCTGCGGGAGGCTGCAGATGAAGCAggcgccgtggaggcgatgattgccgtcgccggcggcctccgcatcCGCCGCACGTTCAGACTCTCGGAGCTCTTCCGGAGTGAGTCtagagcgcaggcgcgcgccaactcacccgcggcgccgcggcttcagttggaagacgaggaggctgcgaggcagacgaactCCTCGAAGGAGAAgcggggggaggagagggggacgcgggaggaggagatgggcgaggccgtcgaaggcgcgcggccgccgacgcgacCGACCAGGGCGCTGAGAACGACGGCGTGGGGCCTGCCGTACAGCAGGAAAGAGAGGAATCTGGCGCGAG CCGCGGtgagcgcgagacgcagagaggacgcgacagaggaagacgagggcacgaggcgccgcagacctgGTGCAGTTGCCGCAGCGGAAGCTGAAGGCGCGCCAGACGCTCAGGGACAAggccgaggcgaaggagggcgcccgcgacggagaaggaggctgcgcgttccttcgccctcgcggtcggcggcgctggcggccgcccgAGAGGCGTGCGCAGGTGCCTCAGGAGGAGTTGCCCCCTGCTCAGACGCCGAGAACTCcacgcaagagagagaggagataTGGCTGGGCGAGGGAAACGTGTGCGAAGCGGAAACTCGCCCTCGAAGGAACCGGCGGACGCTCGCGTCTtcagacgaagaggccgagTTCATCGAAAGACGGGGTCGCGACGCCCAAGAcgcacgcgaaggcgacgaggctcgaaggcgagaggccgTCGGCCTGTCAAGCGGATGTTGTAGGGACGGAGCTGAAGAGCCATATGCGGCAACCGAAAGGCcccagaagaggcgcgcagagtcCGCGCCCTCAAGACAAAACTACCTGGCAagagcgagcgacgccgacgagacagggagagaggagggcggccgcggtgcTGCGTCGTCCGACTCCGTCACACACGGGCGCAGCGTCCTTCCTCCAccggaaaaagagaaaaaaggaatCGCCGAGGGGCAGGGTTACCGGACGGCGGCGCTACGGActgaggcgaagcgcagggAAAccaggcgagcgagagaggacgcgaaggagaaaaggaaggagttcgtctgcctgcgtctcctctccgccgcaaaccttcgcctcctgctcCAGCGCGTGCCTTCTGAGGAATTCGAACTCCacggcttcctctcctctgcacgTTTCATCGTgaccgcctcgccgcggctgtccCAGCGCCGCAAACGCCACGAGCCGGCCGAGGGTGCCGAAAGCTTCgctcgcggagaggcggagaatGATGAAGCAGGACGCGCaacgcgcagcgcccgcgaggcatCTGCTTCAGGCACAGCGCAGAGTGCGGAAGCTTTCGAAGGGTCGGCGCCAGCCCCtgaagcggcggaaggcgcgatGAGCTTCTCTCACGAGGGAACAGGGTTTTCTAGCGCGTGGAAGTCTGAGGGCGACGTGGCACTccgagcgcgagcggagggaagcggagacgagacTCAGCCCAATCTTTTCCCAGATAGAGCTCCGGCGGACCCGAGAGGCAGTGAAGCGCAGACACAGAACGGTGGCAGAGAAGGCGGTAAACACGGCTTcagcgaagcgccgctcATGAGTCTTTTTGctgcgggagaggagagTGCGCTGAAAGGCGGAGAATCGGGGAGCGGGCGTTCGACAGTGTTGAGCAGGCTCAGGGAAGGAGTCGAATCGTttcgcgcgcgaagcggagaagacgaaagagtcagagcgacagaggagaacAGCACCGGGCGGCAAGATTCGCAAGAGGAGGAGCCCAGCAGCTGGCGACAAGCTGTTGTAGACGCCAAGAAACTCTGGATTGGCTCGCTGCTCAGACCCAAA ATGATTGCGATTGCGACGCACCTCTTGGAGGCTAACGGAAGAGACGCGGATCTCTTTTCTCACAG ACGTTTTGCGTCATTTTCGGGGCTTCAAGCTGCTTTCCTTCGCGCTGTCGGGAGCTCAGCAGCTCCCGAGGAAagcccgtcgccctcctcgccgtcgcggttttcaaggcgctgcggcgaaggtGCGTTTGCGTCTCGGCTCTCATcccccgccgcagcgtcaGTGCTTCGCGAGGGCTCTCTCTTTTCCCTCGCGCTCCAgtcctcctctttcttcatctctgccgtcgcgagagaggcgcacgccGTCGACGCCACCGCCTTGTCGTCAAGCGTGCAgaggggctgcggcgcggagcaCGCGAGCGTCTCGCTTCTCACCTGGACGCTGAGAGAGTACCTCACGGAGGGCGACCTCTGCCGGCTCATGTGCACCTGCAGGCTCCTCCGGCAG GAGCTGTCGCACTGCGCGTATTGGCCTTCGCTGGTCTTCCGACCGCTctcgtccgcctcgtctgtctccgcacgcgggcgccgctgtcggccctcggcggaggcgcagcaagAGAAGATCGTCGAGCTGCTCTCTCagccgcgcttcttctctgcgcgcgccgcgttcgctgcaggcgagccgacgtcgcggctgcggcgcctgaggcTCGAGATGCACCTGGGCGCGTCTTTCGGTCCCTCGCTGCATGTGACGGCCGTCACATGCCTCCACAAG gtggcggctgtcgcgcccAACCTCGTCTTCCTTGACCTCACCGGCTGCGAACCGCTGGGGGCCTGGTGCGACGGGCGGAGCTTGCTGCTGCATCTCCGTCATctgtttccttctctgcgcgccttcgtcaCGTCTCGCGGCGTGGAAGTCGCCGTCAGCCGAGACGGCCCAGCCTCGAAGGAGCGAGGAAACTCCTCTtag